The DNA window CGCGAGTATCTTGCGCGCTGGCGATGAAGTCTGGATCGACAATTGCCGCGTTGACCTGCTTCGAGAAGGCGCGCATCTCGCGCATGACGCGATCCGATTCCGCCGCATCCAGGACGGACTCGGCGCAGGCCGGGCAGAAGTCGCCGGTCACCGCCGCTATGACGGTGGTTTCACCCTTGTAGGTGTAGGGCAGGTCGCGGGTGTCGTGGATCAGTTCAGCCGCGCCGCACACAGGACACTTCATGTTCATAGCTCCTTGACGGACACAATCAGTACATCACGAATTCATTTCTCTGCCTTGCTCCACGAATCCTTCAGCGTCACGGTGCGATTGAACACCGGCTCGCCAGG is part of the Desulfuromonadaceae bacterium genome and encodes:
- a CDS encoding type II toxin-antitoxin system MqsA family antitoxin, whose translation is MKCPVCGAAELIHDTRDLPYTYKGETTVIAAVTGDFCPACAESVLDAAESDRVMREMRAFSKQVNAAIVDPDFIASAQDTRA